DNA from Amorphoplanes friuliensis DSM 7358:
CACGGTGACGGGCAGGTTGACCTTGCCGAGACCGGTGAGCAGCTTCTTGTCCGGGTCGAACAACGTCGGGAACGACACGCCCTTGTCCGCGGCGAACGAAGCCCCGGCGGCCCGGGTATCGAACGTGTCGACGCCGACGACGTGCAACTGCCCAGCGGTGCGGTCGGCGAGCTCCTGCAGCAGCGGCAGTTCCTCCCGGCACGGCGCACAGGAGGAGGCCCACAGGTTGACCACGGCCGGCCCCCGCAACCCGGTCAGCTCAAAACTCTCCCCACCGGTAAAACACGGCAGCGCCACCGCCGGCAGATCCGCCGCCCCGGCTGAGGAAGAGGAACCGGCCACAGCCGAGCCCGACACCGCAGGCCCGGCCGAGTCAGAGGCTGAGCCCGGGAGGCCGGGCGCGCCCGGCGAGCCGGTCCCGGCCGGCGAGCCGGTCCCGGCCGGCGAGCCGGTCCCGGCCGAGGAGC
Protein-coding regions in this window:
- a CDS encoding TlpA disulfide reductase family protein translates to MSRARGGPPALARWLTPPLVLLLAACTASKTPPQSATDNTASPFADCAALTSTPSAAARAGSATPGSSAGTGSPAGTGSPAGTGSPGAPGLPGSASDSAGPAVSGSAVAGSSSSAGAADLPAVALPCFTGGESFELTGLRGPAVVNLWASSCAPCREELPLLQELADRTAGQLHVVGVDTFDTRAAGASFAADKGVSFPTLFDPDKKLLTGLGKVNLPVTVFVGADGGRHVYTGKALDKPTLGGLVRTHTGVTVTE